The following proteins are encoded in a genomic region of Sesamum indicum cultivar Zhongzhi No. 13 linkage group LG8, S_indicum_v1.0, whole genome shotgun sequence:
- the LOC105168056 gene encoding phosphatidylinositol/phosphatidylcholine transfer protein SFH2, which yields MAVVPQESINQFEALMEEVDESLKRTFQNVHQGYPHETLTRFLKAREGNVTKAHKMLVDCLNWRVQNDIDDMLAKPIIPEELYRAIRDSQLIGLSGYSYEGLPVFAVGVGLSTFDKASVHYYVQSHIQINEYRDRVILPAATKKYGKHVSKCIKVLDMTGLKFSALNQIKLMTIISSIDDLNYPEKTQTYYIVNAPYVFSACWKVVKPLLQERTRRKIDVLSGCGQDDLLKIMDYSSLPHFCRKRSTGSSNHLDSVENCFSLDHPFHQQLYNYTQQQFFISKPAAPVKQGSVHVSLPEDADEEDIAKTLESELEKFKDLDIVQNH from the exons atggcTGTGGTTCCCCAAGAATCCATCAATCAGTTTGAAGCGTTAATGGAGGAAG TTGATGAATCACTTAAAAGGACATTCCAG AATGTACATCAAGGATATCCTCATGAAACTTTGACGCGTTTTCTGAAGGCGAGAGAAGGAAATGTTACAAAAGCTCACAAGATG TTGGTTGATTGTTTGAACTGGAGAGTGCAAAATGACATTGATGATATGCTAGCA AAACCCATCATTCCTGAAGAACTATACAGAGCCATACGTGATTCACAGCTTATAGGATTGTCGGGTTACTCATATGAG GGCCTCCCTGTCTTTGCTGTTGGAGTGGGTCTGAGCACATTTGACAAAGCATCT GTTCATTATTATGTGCAATCCCACATTCAGATCAATGAATATCGGGATCGTGTGATTTTG CCTGCTGCTACAAAAAAGTACGGGAAGCATGTTAGCAAATGTATCAAGGTTCTAGACATGACTGGCTTGAAGTTCTCAGCATTAAACCAGATAAAG CTCATGACTATTATTTCTTCAATCGATGATCTCAACTACCCCGAGAAGACACAAACTTATTACATTGTGAATGCCCCATATGTCTTTTCTGCTTGTTGGAAG GTTGTGAAACCACTTCTACAGGAGAGGACAAGAAGGAAAATTGATGTATTGTCTGGCTGTGGACAGGATGATCTATTGAAG ATAATGGATTATTCCTCCCTTCCCCATTTCTGCCGTAAGAGGTCAACCGGCTCTTCCAATCACTTGGACTCTGTTGAGAATTGCTTTTCCTTGGACCATCCCTTTCACCAGCAACTTTACAATTACACTCAGCAGCAATTCTTCATTAGTAAACCTGCTGCACCAGTAAAACAGGGGTCGGTACATGTATCTTTGCCTGAGGATGCTGATGAAGAAGATATAGCCAAGACATTAGAATCTGAGTTGGAGAAATTCAAGGATCTTGATATTGTCCAGAATCACTGA